Sequence from the Diadema setosum chromosome 18, eeDiaSeto1, whole genome shotgun sequence genome:
CTGGTGCAAGCACCGGTTAAGGGTTGGGGATAGAAGTGTGCTCTTCACTATTATtgcatggggagggggggggggggtgatctgCGGCATATCAGTAGCATCCACGAATCAAATTGCCAATCATGCTCAGGACATTTTTGCAAGCAACTGGTGCATGGCATATATAGCGCAACAGTTGCActgtgctgggggggggggggcaatgaacCACATTCATAGGATTAGATATGAAGAGATTATTATAATGCCACATAGAAGTCTGGGGTAGGTGGAAGGGCATGTGAAAATGCAAGTTATGAATCACGAATGCCAATGACATATGGTTGATACATGACGTAGTTGTATgtactcatttgcataatctTCCTCCCGATTGACAATGGAACAATATGCCAATTTTGTAAAGGAATTTCAGACtttgcaagaaagaaaaaaaaaaatccaaaataaaGATGCTACCTCCTGCAATGAAGGACTAAAATAAGGGTAAATATCATCATGAATTCTTTCAGAACTTCCCCTTTCTTGACTGACATGAAAATATGAGGATATGACTGACCAGATTATGCTTTGGTTAGGTGCTGACATTCATTAAATGTGGAATATAAGAACATTTTGAGCTTAGCTGTCTTAAAGACCAGGTCGCATTGGGATACCGTGGAGGAGGAAGGCTGGCCCGGCTCAAATATTTTCCGAAATCCGCATAacgaattgtgtacagcttaTCACCGATTTCTATTTGAGTGCATAGAACCAgacgaaaattcaattttctgctATAAaagtgcacaaaaaaaaaaaaatgtttcctgaCTGAATAGCTTCAAACTAGTGATCAGTCAGCTATGTTAGGATTTGAAACTGGGGGATACAATGTAATTGCATTTGAACTTTAAACTGCAAATGTCGCTATtacaactggtatgcctccgccatgatgcATAGTGCTCCCACTAAGTCTATAGTACGGCTTGGCAATgcgtgatgacagtttcacaaaattggcaaaaaattaaattgacatatttgccacaaatgtggtgattgttcactttccttgaagtgcatgtacatgtaggtttaattggatcaATGGGtatattgtttaagagagcaggTATTAGGGGATTTGAGGTTTGTAACTTGAGGTTTGTAACTTGaccttttttcaattcaattcaattcttttgTATGTACTGACTAATTTCCAAAGtagtggagaaaaagtgcaatttcagcactaaatagtaaaattttagaattttaacctggcctttgacccttgaactttgaccccatgaTCCTAATATTACCCAGGGAATCACCGACAGGCAATACAGTAGCAGTACAGTAATGTAcgaagtttcatgatgataccatGAGTTCCTTCccagatatggaggaagaagtgaaatgtagccttttcacttgacctttaaccttttgacctttgaccttttggccaAAAACTTtcccagagaatttctatttgGTAATAGATGTATACACTGAGTTTCAAGAAatatcctgcaggcattgcatatagATATGAGGGAATTAGTGAATCTTAAGGAGTTGGCCTTGACATTTTAacccttgacttttgaccccatgacccaataattcccaagagaatcattgtcaggcagtacatgccCATATTCTAAGTTCCATGAGGATACCTTGGaccatttccgagatatggaaaaaaaaagtgaaattgtagcactttcacatgacctttgacctttgacctcacatcccaaaacttttttcttaaaaaaactTTCTCGGGTATTTCATGTATAACACTaactttcaagaaaataccttcaggcatagcatagatatgggggggggggaagtgaaagtttgagcatTTGaacttgagcatgtgcacccaaaagttgataggtacaacttcgtccactcatgcatatatatatatatatatatatattccaagttttattaggatacctcaaacggttttctagttacgctgtccacaaaattcattacggacggacggacggacagaaggacggacaacccgaacacataatgcctccggcgacacttcgtagCGGAGGCATAAAGACACCTCTTTGAAGTAAAGTACACTAGGTCACCTTTCCATTatgtggaataaaaaaaaagacaacaacaacatcaacaacaaaatcttcGATGGTATCCTCtaggaattgctttttttttttccatgggaAGTACGCTGTACATTATACCGATATACGTTTATTGTCAAGAGATGGCAAGAGAGGGTATACCACAGAAGGCACGTTCGTTGTTAAGTATTGTCTGACGTGTTTGACTTTTCACACTGGCAACCTGTTTGTTAGTACAATGTATCAGAATATGTGGGTAGATGTACAGTTTTGTATCTCTCCCATTATGTAAACGAGGTGGCCTTGGGAAACCCCGCTGTTATCTGGCCATGTGCGAATCATGTGCAGTTTTCTTCACGAGAACAATGGTATTTGAACAaacctgttttctttttcttcttcttttttatctcgCACAGTCCTGAATTTGGGGAAGTTACAGACATTAAATGGTCAATTGCAATTGGGAATatgcgtgggtgtgtgtttgtgcaacCATTTGTTGTGAAAGAAAATCCCATCCCATCTTAGTCTTCACAAACTCggacaagaagaagaatttgGTTGGATGTTATGTGTAATGATGTTTTACGGTGTGAAAGCCCCATAAGCAGTAAGGGGTGACAGCTACATTCGTAAATTAGACCAGGTGGTGATTTTATCGCCTCGTACCTCTCACATCAATTTTGCTTTGTATACAAAGATATACAGTTTTCTGTTTATCAATAACTCAGCAAACTTAAATCCCCACCTCTTTATAAAAAGTCGTTAGTGTTATAACTCTATATAGCCCCTAAAACAGAACTGCGCGATGTACCGATGTACAGATTCTCCCACTTGGGATTCATGTTCAACAAGACACTCTATTCAAATTTGCGTACAAGAGAATGTGACATTTTAGATTTGAGCACACGATATCATCACCTCATCAAATTCGCATATCATTTGATTTGGATTGTAAGCACCGCTCTGGGAAAATGTTAAACTGGAAAACTGCATTACGTCCcaatttttgtataatattttatTATATGAATTAATGTTTGTTAAGTTGACTTCACTATGTTTATCAAAGTAAACTAAATCATAGGTTGGATTATCATTTTTTACGTACAAGCATTAATCAATGTCAATTACTCTTAAAACATGAGAACATTCTCAAGATTGACATGCAGAAAGGACTTACGTGGAACGGGTAATCCATTTGGTGTTCTTGgtctagttttgtttttatttattttccttaAGGCTAGGAGGGAAAGAGAcaggaagaaaataaaagagaatagAAGGAAGGAGTGCTTTACGTTCAGGCCGATTGCCATAAAATAATTTGAATTAATATTAACGCGTTAAGGCCCAATGCATGGTAGCTCTAATTGGTGTAAACCACATGGAATACGAAAGATTCAGTGGTTTTTGGTTACTTTTACAGAAAACAGTATGATCAGACCAATAGAATGACAGAGGTCTTGCCAAAGCAAATTTTTGAGTGTAGGTGTTTTAAACAAAATGATAGTTGTTACAGACTACACAACTGAAGTTATGATGCATCACCTCTTAACGTCCAGTTTTTGAGAAACGAATGTCATGAAAGTAATTGTTAGGATGatgattaaaagaaatatgCCCTTCTTCCCTATGCAAGTCATTATTGGTGTTGCTGAATTGCAACATTCAAACATCGGTGCTAGTGATGCAGCTAAGGCAGCAGAAAGGAAGCACAAACTCAAATGTACTAAGATTTACATTAAATTTAcatttgagtatatgaatataagaacaacccaagtccaatttttggccaaattcagtttgacatgggaaattgtagcttatgcatggactcatcttgtgtataaatgataaatcgtaattacccccggaagtgcctgaaataaatgagttaaatcttttatgaatgtaagaatgaaggacttgggtcattcttacatttatattatagcgccctctctcgtccttctctcatctctacagcagaatatcatgtatataaaatcaaagaatgacccaagtccatatgaatcaaagaatgacccaagtccatatgaatcaaaaaaTGACCGAAGTCCATATGAaccaaagaacgacccaagtccatcacacaaaatggcctctccacaattaatgttaatgttaattgtcttaataatatatgttctaatttgtatatacaatgttgccttcccatcacagttaaatagaatattattggacaaacaaaaaagatatgaattttttagctcacctgagccaaaggctcaagtgagctattgcgatcgcccttcgtccggcgtccgtcgtgcgtcgtccgtcgtccgtcgtccgtcgtgcgtcgtccgtcgtccgtcgtgcgtaaactttttacattttcatcttcttcttgaaaaccccaagaccgattttcatcaaacttggcaggtagcatccctagggggttaggaactcaatttgttaaaatgggcaccatgccccatccagggggcccccaagggggcccaaaccacccaaaattaaggaatctgtaaaaatcttcttctctagaaccagaagtgatagagctaagttaatactatgagttagtacattgatgactatagtttcaagtttgttcatgaatggcagaatcaggggtgccccccttgggacccaggggaggggggtggggaggggtcttaatggggcctaaattgtacattttcatcttcttcttgagaaccccatgacccattttcaccaaacttggcaggtagcatccctggggggttaggatctcattttgttaaaatgggcaccatgccccacccagggggccccagggggcccaaccccccccccccccccaaaaaaaaaaatgaaggaatctttaaaaatcttctctaagataagctaagataatactatgagtgagtacattaatgactgtagtttcaagtttgttcatagcagatccaggggtgcccctcttgggggcaggggggggggggtgggaaggtccaaatgggggcctgaattgtacattttcatcttcttcctgaaaacctcatgatggattttcgtcaaacttggcaggtagcatccctagggggtcaggatctcaatttatcaaagtgggcaccatgccccacccagtgggCCCCATGGGGCCCCAatgcccccaaattaaggaatctttaaaaattttggcccttattgtacattttcatgttctacttgagaatgcctggtcaaattttaataaagctgtgaataatttacattagtgactgcgtgaaaggtgaacttgcgatactcaggtgagcgctagacccgcgggtctcttgtttttagtttactcgaaatggtcttccgtGGATTttggtcgttcttatattcatatactcatttcTAACCAAGGGCTATGGATAGGAGAGAGGAATAAAATTTGCGAAGGTCGGATTAATGACTATCTATATACGTTTCTTCTCTTTGAGCTCAAATTGCCAACAAAATGGCTCCCGAAAGGAAGGGAAAACGTGATGTAAGCGAGCACGCACTTGTTGAGCGCTACCAGAATGATGCTCGAAGAGCAGTGGAGAAGTACCAAACTCTCCGTGACCTGGACATCTTTGTTCTGGACAATTCGATCCGGGAGAGCACCGTAGGGCAACTGAGGGGCCACACCCTGGAAAACAAGTGGAAGATTTACAACGAGGTGAAGAAGTGCGGCTTCAAGCACACCATCGTGGCCTCCTTCTCCCACATGACCCGCGTGGATGATGTCTTCATCATGCAGCTGAAGAAAAAGGGGGAGGATCCAGAGGGCCTCTGGGCTTTCTCGGAAATCACAGAAAGTACGTAAAATCTTTAGCTTCCTAAATATCAAACATCACAAAATcgtttaaataaaaattcatcgCAATACAGAAGTGTTAAAGATACAAGCCGATCAATTCTAATTTCTACacgccttgaaaaaaaaaaaagagatcaaaGGCGAGGAAGCTGTTTCTGAAAGTGGGTTTGGTATCAAAATGACAGAGAACAAAAATGATCCATCACCCTGTATCAATATTGGTGTAAGAATTGGAGAGCCTTAACACGATGCTGATGTATCATTTCACGCCACCAGGAGTAACAACGACCATTTATCAATTTTATGAATACATGCAATCAGCTGTAATGGGTCAATCGATTGATATGACCAAATTTCTCGAAAACTAAGGGGGAGAGGAagacatttgtattttcaataAGTTTGCGAAATGATAAATTGGtcaatttttgaaaaagagACATTGTTTACTACGTAATTGCTTATATGAACTCTCGAAAATTATATAAACACAAGTTACCAATTTGAAAGAGATCTCTCTTTGGTGTCGTGTCTTAACTAACAGGTACCAAGGGCAAGGTACCCGACTTCAAGAATGTACCGGTAGGTATCAGGAAACTAAAAGCAGCTGGCCTCTACAGCGTAATCTTTGAAGTCGATCTTGGTGATACAGTCTACGATTTCACCAAGTTTTCCGTAGATGACATGTGCCAGTTGCTCAGCAAATGGAACGACTGGTGTTTCGACAATCTCAGCCCGAAGGCCAAGGTGATGTTCAGCTTCCGCGACTTACCCGACGTCATGCCCGAAGACAGCGACCGAGTGTTCAAGGTCACCAATTTCCTGGCCAGGCTTCCGCCAAGTCGACGTCCCTTTGGTATGATGTTTGAGGAGCCAAGGGGAAAGTCCGTTCCGGAGGAGTGCGGCATGTGGGCCAAGTACATCCGGATGGTCATGGACGCCAATGACTGGAAAGGTCACTTGCTCGCTCACGTCCACGAGAAGTTTGGCCTCTGTGATATGACAGCGCTACAGGTGAGCTATAATTGTCAAGACATTTCCACTGTGAGGTAGCAAAATAAAGCGTATAGGGAACCGTGGAGGAGTCATAGAGAAAAGACTTCTTCTTTTTACTTAATGGCTATCACCCCACAAAACGTTCGACTAAAGGTTAAGATTAACGAATAGATAACTAATTATGAAGCTCAAGATGGATTAGaaacaacataacaaaacacaaCGACCTTGGACTATTTATTTATCATCACCTTTGATTTATATCATTGTCGTAGTCCATAATCTTAGTACTGTACTATGTTTGCCATTTGGAACAGATGTCTGGAAACGAATTGTCAATGGATAGAAATTACCTTACTTCCTATTCCCCATTTCGTCGCCATGACCTTCGTGTTGGAATGAAGTACGTTGTTACACCACAGTATTCTTACAACTCTATAAACAGGTCAAGTCTaaatttttttatcaaatgatatcGAAAAAACAGCTTAcgaatgatgatgaaaatggcCAAGTGGCCTGAGTACGTATATAGGGTTGAACACAATCTAGCATGGTGAATCATCCTCATGTTTATAGAAGCGGTAAATGGCGATCTCTATCTTATTCCGTGAATTGTTTGCGTTTCAGGTTCTTATGGATGGCGCTGATGGCGTCTGGGCCAGTGTCTGTGCTGAGGGTGCCTCCATGGGTAACGCCCCGTCCTGCGTCACCCTCCTGAACCTCATCCGTCTCGGCAACAAGAAGGTATTGAAAAAATTTAACTGCACCTATCTGCGACAAGCCGCTATTAATGTGACCAAGATCACCACGGGAATGGATCCCCACATCAAACAACCAGTCTTTGGTGCTAGAGCTCTCGACTTCGTCTTCGATCTCAAGCCCGAGGAGTTCGACTTCGCAACCTTCTTCGGGGAGGAAGCTCCCGTTCGCATCACTACCATGGCCAGCAAGGAGATGATCCAACAGCGACTTGTCGATCTCTTTGGAAAGGATCCACAGTTCACCTTGGATCTGGCATACAAGATGAAGGATCTCATCCTTAAAGATCTTCGAAGTGGCAGGTGAGAAAATTAtgtagatttgaaaaaaaaaaatcctgctctgcttcttcttcttcttcttctacttcagatcaatcccccccccctcattttttttggtttttttttttgttgaaaacacCTGCAGCTAAACTAGATTCGCGGGCTCGCCAAATGAAAATGTCACAACATTAACATCAGATTAAAGGCGATAAATAATGTTCGGAAATGCATCCCTTTATTTTTACGTTACTGCTGAAAAGGACAACCACCTATTGTTGCTGGCATTGTTATTAAAAACCTAATGTGCTGAACAATCAATTGCAATTGCATTTTTATCGTCATTCTTACCATGTAAACAAGATATAAACGTAGCGCGGAAGGACTGGAATGTATATAGGTCTTATTCCATACATTTGCAAATTTGCATAGCTTTTGAATGAAGTGTAACAAAGCTGACCTTGACTCAGCGGATGTCGTCCTACTTTATTCATATCATGGTTTTTATCATTCTACTTTGCAATGCATCAGGAAGGAGGAATACATGAGCATGGTGGGGCTGGCCTTGCTACTCGATCGAGCCGGCGGGAAGTTGAACGCCCAAATGCGAGATGCTATTGATAACTTCAAGCTGAAGGCACCACATGCCCAATCCTTGATGGCAGAAATTCGCAAGACGTGGGACGAGTGGGACTTGAAGGAAGCGAAGAAGGGGGACAACCTGCTCGAGTTCGACTCCTTCTACAACGGCTTCATGGCGCCCTACTTCTCCTGCTACCGCTGCTGGGACACCAAGAAAGCGCTTTCGGCCATCGATATGGACAACGATGGCGCGGTGGATTGGAACGAGTTCGAGACTTACCTGAAGTGGGCGCTTCATCAATATCCAAACATCAAGGATGCAGACGAGCTCCTGGATGTTGCCTTCCGGAAGGGAATCATCCCAGCGATGCAGGATGAGTACAGAAAGAGCCTTAAGGCTTTGAAGAAGTAAAGTCATGGATGTTCAATAAACAGCAAGCAacgatttattttctttcaattaAGTTACTCTTGCGGTAAATAGAAGCTTACGACAATCACAAACTAAATAGAACATTTCAATCATAAGTCGTGGTTTATTTGGAGTCTCTCTTTCCCCGCTATTGGTTCTTCTTTAATGTTTATATTAGTGTGGATGTACAATCAGCGCGATAGTAGGTGAGGTGAGATGTGTCTGCTTCTAACGACTCATTATGCTTAGACTTATCTGTAAGCTGCTGGTTTTGTGTAAACATTCTTAGCAAAGGAATGAACGTGATACGATGTTATGATGCAGCAAAGCGTGAATTTTTGCTAAAGCAAACAAAGATGTCCGTCTATATACGAAACTATATCTTCTATGATGGAGCCCTGTACACAGCTTTGGATTAGATATTATCTAAACAGGGCTTGGAAAAATGGCACCATAAGGAAAGGTTCGACATTAGCGGTGGCCTAGGGCCAATAGAAATCGATGTCGGGCCACCTTGTACGATTTTGATATCTGTTTTTCATTAGCGCATTTATGACCAAGGTaattatgaatgtgaagtgataataaaataataatttgatGAAGTTTATCGGAAGGGCATTTATACTTGTGATAGAAAATTAAATGCGAAGAGACAAAAGATACACAGTGGCATAATAATGTAATTGCAATATAGGtccacacacaaaataaagaaacaaaaatgatggtTTATTTTGTGTCGCTGGTTTATTTCGGCccgttacattttttttttttcttctccggTCCGCCAAAGCAAAACGTTAGCATTTAGCTCTGCATATAAGGATTGTAAATTCATATACAATGCCATTTACAGCGCAGCGTTGAGCATCGCAAACATTATTTTAATGCCTTCGTATTATAATATGTCTGCATGAGGTGCGCGTGCCAAGTACTATTTTCTTGCAAAGGGATATTTCAAATGCTTCGATTTTGCTTATTTACCGTAACCTCGTGTCTTAGATGATTCTATTCAAGTTTGAAGGAGAGTTGAAGGCAAGGTTATCACACGCATGGATTACAACGTAGTAGGCCTAACTTAGGGGAGTTGGGTGTCATTAAAAATCGTGTTTATGCTTTGTGTAATCGTTGCTTTTGTCATGGTCAACGGTTTGTAGAGTCGTCCTTACATAAGAAATATAATCTGTACTACTTTAAGATTTTAAATTATCTAACTTTCTATCCACGAAttgttcttgg
This genomic interval carries:
- the LOC140242123 gene encoding uncharacterized protein, yielding MAPERKGKRDVSEHALVERYQNDARRAVEKYQTLRDLDIFVLDNSIRESTVGQLRGHTLENKWKIYNEVKKCGFKHTIVASFSHMTRVDDVFIMQLKKKGEDPEGLWAFSEITESTKGKVPDFKNVPVGIRKLKAAGLYSVIFEVDLGDTVYDFTKFSVDDMCQLLSKWNDWCFDNLSPKAKVMFSFRDLPDVMPEDSDRVFKVTNFLARLPPSRRPFGMMFEEPRGKSVPEECGMWAKYIRMVMDANDWKGHLLAHVHEKFGLCDMTALQVLMDGADGVWASVCAEGASMGNAPSCVTLLNLIRLGNKKVLKKFNCTYLRQAAINVTKITTGMDPHIKQPVFGARALDFVFDLKPEEFDFATFFGEEAPVRITTMASKEMIQQRLVDLFGKDPQFTLDLAYKMKDLILKDLRSGRKEEYMSMVGLALLLDRAGGKLNAQMRDAIDNFKLKAPHAQSLMAEIRKTWDEWDLKEAKKGDNLLEFDSFYNGFMAPYFSCYRCWDTKKALSAIDMDNDGAVDWNEFETYLKWALHQYPNIKDADELLDVAFRKGIIPAMQDEYRKSLKALKK